Within Triticum dicoccoides isolate Atlit2015 ecotype Zavitan chromosome 1B, WEW_v2.0, whole genome shotgun sequence, the genomic segment TGTTAGCTACTTCGTAATTCAAGGAGCCTGGAAAGAAACACCAACCGCAACCGCAAGCAATGGCGCCTGACGATGCTAAGCGCAACTCCGGGGCCGCCCGCTGAAATCACTGAACCTCACAGTCACAGGCTCCAGACCCATGTGCAACAGAGGCCAAAGCGATGAACCTCACAATCACTGAATCTCTGAAAGCGAAGAAACACATCTGGAACATCACCTGATAGAAACACATTTCATCAAGAAAAGCAGCAGTGGGTGCAATGCTTCACAAGCTCTTCTGTAAGACCTACAGTGCTTGCATCAACGAATCACCAGTTTACGATAACAGGGATTTTTTTTTCATTGAGAAAGTTACTACTCAAATTTGAGACTGCACTACGATATGGGTAAACTACTCTCAGCTTACTCAAGCACAACCAATTGGCTACAAAATCGGTGCTGGTTATAACATTTGAAAACCAATTTATAAAATCAGCATGGTTTAAGATTAGCAACCCTATCCACATAAGAAAAACACTAGTTTTATTGTATGAACAAAGCAGAGAATCTTATCTATTAACTAGTTTTCGTACCTGATCCAGTGATCGCAAGCAGCAACTCCCACATTGAATGGCGTATCGCTATTAATTTCTGGTTATTGATTCACTATATGCCTATCCTCATGCATGGTTCGTATTTCCTTtttcttatatatgggaaatcatTTCTCAGTGCCTTTTTTTTAACGTACGTCATAACAAATATGTTACGTTGGCAAGTAGTATTAAAAGGACAAAGGTAACTACTAAATGAGTGGTATTATCATAACCAATATAACTTCTAAATGACTGCCATTAACAGGACCAAGGTAGCGTGTCTGATGTGCTCTTTGTTTTCAAAAAATGCTGTCAGTTTCAACTTCTAGTGAAGAGTGGAGCTCCAAACTGAAATAACAGAAAGTAACAACGCACGGCATGATTTATTAGTCGTGCCCAGATTTGACTTTGCTTGATTGTCGTTTCCTCTTAAGTTTAGCAATCTAAACAAAAGGTAACGTATTATCTGACAACATCAGTGGAACACCATGCATGCTGATTTCACTGAAGGAACCCCCCCTGTCCACAATTGTATATATACAAGAGATAATAATAACACTTTAAAGTGTACCACAGAGCGCATCAATATTCATGTTTGATGGATAAATGGTTTCACACGTAAGGTAATAAACAGACAGAAGAGATAAAAATGCTGATAATTTCAAAGATATTTAATGCCTCCTTGTTTCACATTCACCAGCATATAAGAAGCTAACAGGTGACGACAACAATTATTACATGAAGGAAAGAGATTTATGTGACTAGGTTCAGTCATATAACTGCATTACACACGAAAGGATGGCCTACAAGCTTCGATGGTTGAACATCACTGTTGACAACCACAAAAAGGAATGCAAGTGTACACCAACAGATGATAACCAAATTTGATAGTCGAGTAGATGAAGGACTTATGTAATCCATGGCTGGAAACTAGAAGGTATGACACAACCCAACAGCTGAGTTTCCTGACCGCACCGGAGCCATGCCAACTTGGCAAATACGAAGCCCCTCCAAAATTTACTGAGCATCAGATGGCCGTTCCGCAAAACAGGGAATGTATGGCTGAAGGTTTACCATACCATAGTCCCCAAGAGTGCAGATACTATGCAACTTCTGGGTATCCATATCATACGACATAAGTGTCTGTTCCGGTTCCATCCCACCACTAAGAAAAATTAGGTTCTGTTCCGGATGGATTGCAACCAAGGTGTAGCGCTCACTGTGCTCTAGACAGGGCATTTCTagcagctccaaaatgttggcagtGTGCTTTAAGGTCCACTCTCCACTAGCATAATTTTCAAGAGCCCAAACTGATAGCAGACAACCCGCGTTACCATGATCTATCTGCATACCATATAAGCACCCCAGAGATTGCCCGATAAAAGTAAAATCGGCTTTTGGCGGTTGCGGAATTCTCCTCCACGTTTTGCCATACTCGTCTACCGTGACTATCGAGCGTGTTGTGACCTCCTCCGAGTAAAACGTGTCCTCCTCGGAATCATAGGCAATGAAATGCAGAGTGCCATTTAAGAAAACGTATCTTTGGCCACCAAACACCCGAATCCATTCACCCCATCCGCTCGGCAAGGAAACCCATTCTCGGGTATCGGACGTGTATACCTCTACCATCCTTATGTCGTAGGAACCACGGATGAAGATGAATATCGCAAAACGGCGGGGTACGGCGGGGTCGAAACACAAGCAGAAGGTGTAGTGTCGCGGAGCTCCCTTCTCTTGCGTGTGAGGCACACTCACCGCAGCCCAAATCTCCTCGGTGGCAGGGTTGCACACAACGTATTCCGAGCGTTCGGTGGCCTGATTCCAGCCTTGGCAGAGGAAaatgccggcgcagcagtttaggaGAGTGACGTACTCGTGGTCGCGCAAGAAACCGAGAGAGGGGTCGACCAGCGGCCGGCCTCTCCCGGACAGGTTGATGAAGCGGTCGTTGCCGCTGCCGGAGAGGCCGAAGAAGCCGGAGAGCGTCTGGGGCGACCTCCTGAGGACGGCGGGGTCGAAGCAGAGAATGAACCACGCCGTGGACACGCACTTTGAGCGGCACAGCGACTGGTACGGCACCCGCGACAGGATCTCCCGAAGGAGGTCGTTGGGGAGGCCCTCTAtcgcctgctgctcctcctcctccccctgctcgtcgtcctcctcctcctcctgatcctcctcctcctcctcctcctcctgatcatcctgctcctcctcctcctgctccaccTCCTTGTTCCCCATCCCGTATCCGGCCTGCTGCTGCGGCTGCGAACAGTTAGTTCGTTTAGAGTTGAGATGTGCTCCTCCTTGGATCGAAGACcagaataataagaagaagaagacggggagaggaggagggaagcAAACCTCACAACCAAGCGCGGCGGGAACTGACGGCGGCGAGACACGGAGTTCCGGCGGTGGCTGGTGGAGGCGAGCTGGAGCCCAAGGGCCAAGGTGCGGGGAAAGTGAACTGAGTTGGAATGACTGTGGAAAGAAAAAGAAAGCCAAGAGTGCGCCGCCGCTGCCTTCGGATTGGAGGCCCAGAGCTCACCAGGCACGATAACAGTGGCCTATCTCTCTCGGCCGAAACCCACATGTATTTTATATCAAGAGTATTTTTCTTTCTTCGGGTGGAATGACTTTTTTTCCGGCTCCAATTGATTTATTTGACTTATTGGTCTTTATACCGGTAAAagagtccgtgcgttgcaacggaaggaaAAATAACACACGCACTCAACCCAGTAACCATGATTCATTAAGATCCTAATAGGTCTGCGTCCTTTATTTTTACATGGCATCACATTTGTGTTGCCGACGGTGGCCTTAGTGCTCACATAATGAAATCACGTTTAAATGTGGTCAgttctaaggcgtctctctctcgcgCGCACACACGCACTACCAGAATTTCGCCTAATCCCAACAGCTAtcctatgccgacggccgccgtaaGCATATATggggtatgccgacggcctaggGCAAGCCGTCGGTGTCGAAAAGCCGTTGGCATACATCCACATATGCCgagggcggccgtcggcatagtgGGATATATGCCTAcagcggccgtcggcatagaagtGGGCCCGGCGACAAGGTGTGTGACGGGCGGTTGACAGCGTCATATCCATGTCGGCAGCCCTAACGCCGGCCGTCGGCATATAGCTTGTCCACATCATCGATTTGAGGTGTGTCGGTTGGGCACACCTCATCTATCGGGGGgcatagctatgccgacggcatatCTATGTACTatctgttttttatttttatttttattttttatcctTTTTCTAAATTAAAATTCGATTAACTTAAATGTGCCTTATCTAAACGGAAACATACATAAATTATATATCGATTTAGTGTAGAATTTTCAATAGATTATGaatatgtagtttgtatttttttcaagTATGTGAGTAATGTGACCTCATGTTCTTTTGCATATATGTCCCTATACTTTATTAAAATCACAAACAATTGATAATTACATCTATTTTGAAAAGTTTTATATGTTTTTATAAGAACCTTGAAAGTGTTAGATCCGTCTATCAactgtgtcagggttagacgggatgAGGGACTTGGGGGCAGCAATGCCGTCAGGTCTTGTGGTGGGCCCTCTTATGGGGTGGAAGTGTGGTGGCAGGTGCAAGCACCCGGCACACGGCTTCGGAGTGTGACCCCCCTCACGAACGTCGCTGCTGTCGTCTCACGGAGTGGGGAAACGACCACGTCGGCCCGGCACGCAGAGAATCTTGCAGTGGGTTGGGCCCGAACCATGTTCGGGGGTGTACCTATGGGCTAGCCTATCACAACCAGGTGAAAAGGGCCAACGGTCAAACCCCGTCCGGCGAAAGTCAAAGACCTAGATCCGTCGGTCAACTGCGTCAGGGTTAGATGGGCGGGGaacttggggggtagcaatgctgTCAGGTCTTGTGGTGGGCCCTGTTACGCGTGTGAAAGTGCGGTGGCTGGTGCAAGCACCTGGCACGCGGCTCCAGGGTGTGACCCCCTCACGGACGTCGCTGTTGTCGTCAGGTCTACCTTCCGAGGAGATTTTACGTAGGAGTTCAGCAACCGACGGCCTTGCCCCATCGAACACGACTGCATTCCTGTGTTTCCATAATTCCCACATCGTCAGCAACAGTAGTGTGTGTAGATCCTTCTTGGAAATGGTGGGGAGTCCTTGTTTGCTGCATAACCAAGTCCGGAGGCACTCATCCGAAGTGGGTGTCCAATCCAACTTTCCCAGTGCCTGGCAAAGCCCTGCCCAGACCGTCCTAGCGAAGGCGCACGTTAAGAGCACGTGCTCAATTGTTTCATCCTCCTGATCACAAAGTGGACACTTGTCTTGGTGTGGTAATCCCCTTCTGGCCAGCTATCCGATGTCCAACATCGATTGCGCAGGGCTAGCCAGGTGAAGAACTTGCATGTTGCCGGGGCTCTCGATTTCCAAGTGAGGCTCGCAGTGGGCACGATCTCTCTGCCCCAAAACGTGGTGGTGTAAGCCGACCTGACGGTGAACTTTCTGCTTGTCTCCCACGACCAATAAATGATGTCCGGGGTATTTTCCATTGGTTCTCGATCTTGAACCCTCTGCCATAGTTGAAGGAATTGGTGCACGGCATCCTCCCCCAAGTTCGGGCCAACAATTATCGCCCACGTTTCCTGCACCCGCCCAAGCAAGCATGTTCTTCTCACACGACTTGGCACCAGATCATAAACGGCCGGTGCAAACTCCCGAGTCCTCATGCCGTCAAGCCACCGATCCTCCCAGAAGAGGGTGTTCATGCCATCCCGAGCAGTGCATCTAGTAGCTGCTTGAAAAAGCTTCATTGAATCACCGGGCACCTTGATTGGGAACTCGCTCCAAGGACGGCTGCTATCTGTTCGTTGGAGCCATGGCCACCTCGCCTGCATTGCTAAGTTGAGCCACCTCAAATTAGGCAGCCCAAGACCTCATGCCCACTTCGGAGCACACGCCGCCTCCCACGCCACATCACAATTGCCACCATTTGCTTCAGCTTTGCAACACCACAAAAAAACCCTGCACCCCTTGTTCATTGCTGCAATCGTTTTGATCGGCAGGTCCAAAACCATCATGGCGTGGATGGGCATGGCACACAAAACAGAATGCACCAAAGTCAGCCTACCACTCTTTGGCATGAGCGCGGCCTTCCATTTCGGCAGCCGGTTTGCCATTTGATCCACGAGGTACTGAAGTTGCGTAGCAGAAAGTTTCCTCAAGGACAATGGAAGTCCAAGATATCGAACTGGAAATGAGCCCATAGGACACCCCAACTCCGCGCTAGCCATGGTGATACTTTGGTCAGAGCAACGTATTGGCAAGGCCACCGATTTGCTCATGTTTATATGCAAGCCCGACGCTTCTCCAAACAGATCAAAAATGCACTTGCAATGCAAGATCCATGGGCTCCGGTTTGACAAACAGAACCACATCATCGGCGAAGATAGAGATCTTTTTTATCATACCATTTGTTGCCAGGGGGTGCAAGAGCCCTCGGTCCATAGCCCAGTCCAACAGCCGTTGCAGTGGCTCCATAGTAAGTATAAACAACATCGGTGAAACGGGGTCGCCCTGCCTCAGGCCTTTGCAATTGTAGATTGTGCTCCCCGGATCACCATTCACCATGACTTTAGTGGTCGATGTGGCTAGGATCCCACACACCCAAGCTCTTCATCGAGGTCCAAAACCAAGTTGTGCCAAGACCTCGAGGAGGAACAGTCACTGAACCGAGTCGAACGCTTTAGAGATATCCAGCTTCAGAAGGACTGTAGGGTTTTTGAGCATGTGCAATCTCCTCGCCATACTCTGGACtagcataaaattgtcatggagtgATCTTCCTTTGACAAATGCGCTTTGATGATTCCCCACCAGATTTGGCAGTTCCACCACAAGCCTTGTCGCAAGCACTTTTCCAAAAAATATCACAGCCCCGTACACTAGGCTGATAGGCTTAAAGTCGCCCAAATCCAGCGCCCCATCTTTCTTCGGCAGGAGGGTCACAAGGGATTTGTTTATCGCTGTCATGCCTCTAACATCTCTAGCATAGAAGCAGCTCATTGCCGCCATGAAGTCCTCTCGTATGATGTGCCAACAGACCGCGTAAAAACGACCTGTAAATCTGTCCTGCCCCGGCGCTTTATCCGGGGGCATGGATTTGATCACCTTCTCCACCTCCTCCGGCAAAAACGGCTCCTCCAAGTGAGAGCAAAAGCCAGACGGGCTGACTGGTTGCGGGCGGTTTGAGGGTCGGCCTTGAAGATGCCTTAATGGTGTATATTGAGCTGTACAAATAAATTCAAGGCCAGAGCATGGCACCATGCCAAGTCCTAtgccttttggacttcgtttgcaCTTGCACAGGCATGTGTTGACAATATATTTTGTGATGGAAAAAAATAATATTAAGATGGCCTAAAATGATAAAATGCTCAACATGAAAATTACTCTTCACGTCAAAATGAACAACTCTGATCTTTAGATCATCTTCATCTAAGATCGTATGCAACCTCCCAAAATAGTGCATCGCAGCTAAAACACCCTTTTTGCCGAGTGTGACACTCAACAAAGACCCTCTTTTGCCGAGTGTTTTGTCGAGGCACTCGGCAAAGTCTCCCATTTGCCTAGTGCTTTGTTTGCCCAGTGTAATACTAGCAAAGACTGTTTGCCGAGTGTTTTTTTGGCGACACACAGCAAAGGCCTTGTTTGCCGAGTGCCTGATGGAATGCACTAGGCAACAACGCTGAAACTCGGCATAAATGATTTTCCAATATTGTTGTGGCCTAATTCTTCTACTATTGGCCGGTAGATGGCTTTATTGATGCAAAGTCGGGTTTTTCTTGAGCCTTTGTTCTAAAAAAATAACCCACCCCAGTACACACAAACAGCGGTCTACAGTGTCCAGGAGTAGAGGGACAACATCTAGCGTCTTCCTGCAAAAAACAAAGAGGCTAATCCTAATTATGGTAGGTCACCGAGAGGTTGACAAGATTAACTAGATATAAAGAGGAAACACTCACGCAATCAGCATAACAATTTGGGCAGCAGCCTCGGCTGGCATTGTGAGTCTGGTCATGCTCGACAGAAGTCCAATTCGTCGAAATTAAGTCACTCAAAACCGTTGAATAGCAGTGTGAACAGAGTTCAGTTTGTGCGTTTAAGAACTCGATGCACAATTCAGAATGTAAAATTTCAGCGGATGACAAAATTCCGCAAGTTCATACTATGGACGGTAAAATCTCAGTATGTTTCAGAAATTGATTCAGGTCAGAACAAAGACAAACAGCACACTAACGGGTTGCACAGCCGAAAGTGATGAACAGTGAACACCATCATGACATGAGTTGTGTTGTTCTCTTTCCCTAGAAAAGACAATAGTACTCCGTTCTCGGTCAATGGAACATCATTCATACAGATTTCACTAAAACAATAATCTAGAGAAGTCGACGCTAACATATAATTATATTACTATACAAAAATAGATAATCATTTCAAATAAGAAAAAAAGGGTGAATAAACTTTCAAATGCATCAAAACAAGACGACACCGATGATTAACTTTGTTGGGATAGCAAGTTCCTCGCTAAAGGTACTTTCCCTGAATAAATGGACACAGAGATATGTAAAATGCAGATAATTTCAAACACATATAATACCCATTGTCTCACACTTCCCCACATGAGAGGCTAACAATAACAAGTGACCACAACAATTAGTACATAAGGCAAGGAGATCAAATAATTAGACATAAACCATTGAAGGGTGGCTTACAAGTTCTCATTGCCTATCTAACAAAACATTGTTCAAGCCATAAAAGCAAATGCACCTGGAAGCCAACTGATGTGTAAACCAAATTGGAGTTGTAGGTAGGACTTGTCCAAGCCACTGCCCTAAACTAGAAGATCAGGACCATACCCAATAGCCATGCCAACTTAGCATATGTGAAGCTGCTCTGAAATTCAGTGAGCATCTGACGGCGGCCATACCCAATAGGCAGGGGCACTACGGCCCAGATCTCCTCGGTCGCGGGGTTGCACACGATGTATTCTGCGCGCCACGCTCTCATGCCGTGGCAGAGGAGGATGCCGCCGCAGCAGTCCAGGAGCTTGACGTTTTCGAAGCCGCGGAGGAAAGGGAGAGAGGGGTCGACCAGCGGCCAGTCTCTGCCGGACAGGTTGATGAAACGGGTGGTGCCTTCGGGGGAATCGCCAAAGAAGCCGGAGAGCGTCTGGGGCGACCTCCTGCGGACGCCTGGGTCGGAGCACAGCGCGAGCCACGCCGGCGACACGCACTTGAGGCGGCATAGCGACCGGTATGGCATCCGTGACAGGATCTCTCGGAGGAGGTCGTTGGGGAGGCCCTCCAgcgcctgctcctcctcctccttcctcgtcTTTTCCATCCCGTACCCGGCCTGCGGCTGCTGGTTCTGTTGGTTTAGGGTTTAGATGCGCTCCTTCCGGATGTCTCTCTTTCAAGATTAGAAGGAAGGAAGAAAAAGGTTCGGCAGCAAGCGCATGAACGAGACACGCGGGACGGAGCCAACAAAAAGGCTCAGTTTATCAGCCCAAGACGGATCTGATAGGGCCTCCTCTCCTAGCGAGACACGCGAGGCGTATCCATATGCACAGGCCCAGTTTATCATCCTTTTTTGGTGCAGCCCAGTTTTTTTTTTGGAGGTGTTGGTGCAGCCCAGTTTATCATTTAATGGGTGGATATGTCCCTAAAAAAATCTAATGGGTGGATATGCCGTATGCCTATGCATAGCTTGCGGCAGTTTGTCTCGAAAAAAAAGGAAAGCTGGGGAGTTTGTTGCAGGAAAAGAAACTTTATTAAAGGCTGTGGGCCCAGGCTATTCCTGTTTATGCGATGTCAGTATTCAAAATCCCTAAAGGAATATGTAAAGACATGGCGAATGTAATCGCTAAATACTGGTGGGGAGATGATGAAAACAGTAGAAAAATGCACTGGTTTGCATGGTGGAAACTTTGTTTTCCAAAGAGTCTAGGCGGGCTGGGTTACCGTGATTTTCATTCTTTCAACCTAGAAATGTTGTCTAAGCAAGTTTGGAGATTGTTGTGCAACCCTGAATCACTATGTGCTAGGATTTTGAAGGCAAAATACTATCCAAACCAAAGTATCCTTGAAGCTGGACCAAAAAAGGGGTCCTCTTTCACTTGGCAAAGTATTTTTGCGGGTATCCAAACCTTCAAAAGAGGATGTATTTGGAGAGTTGGAAACGGTGACTCCATTGATATCACTTGGCAATGCCGTGATCATCATCGGTGATGACAAACACCGTGAAGCGAGAGGGAACTGTAGGGTCGAAGCACAAGGTGATGGTGTGGTCGTGAAAATAATATTTCGGTGGCTTATGGTGGCTATGAGGCACGGGCAATGCGGCCCAGATCTCCTCGGGCGCGGGGTTGCACACGATGTATTCTGCGCGCCACGCTCTCATGCCGTGGCAGAGGAGGATGCCGCCGCAGCAGTCCAGGAGCTTGACGTTTTCGAAGCCGCGGAGGAAAGGGAGAGAGGGGTCGATGAGCGGCCAGCCTCTGCCGGACAGGTTGATGAAACGGGTGGTGCCTTCGGGGGAATCGCCAAAGAAGCCGGAGAGCGTCTGGGGCGACCTCCTACGGATGGCCGGGTCGGAGCAGAGCGCGAGCTACGCCGGCGACACGCACTTGAGGCGGCACAGCGACCGGTACGGCACCCATGACAGGATCTCTTGGAGGAGGTCGTTGGGGAGGCCCTCCAtcgcctgctcctcctcctccttcctcgtcTTCTCCATCCCGTACCTGGCCTGCGGCTGCTGGTTCTGTTGGTTTAGGGTTTATATGTGCTCCTTCCGGATGTCTCTCTTTCAAGATTAGAAGGAAGGAAGAAAAAGGTTCGGCAGCAAGCGCATGAACGAGACACGCGGGACGGAGCCAAGAAAAAGGCTCAGTTTATCAGCCCAAAACGGATCTGATAGGGCCTCCTCTCCTAGCCCACCGAAATGGAGGCGTATCCATATGCACAGGCCTAGTTTATCATCCTTTTTTGGTGCAGCCCAGTTTTTTTTTGGAGGTGTTGGTGCAGCCCAGTTTATCATTTAATGGGTGGATATGTCCCTAAAAAAATCTAATGGGTGGATATGCCGTATGCCTATGCATAGCTTGCGGCAGTTTGTCTCGAAAAAAAAGGAAAGCTGGGGAGTTTGTTGCAGGAAAAGAAACTTTATTAAAGGCTGTGGGCCCAGGCTATTCCTGTTTATGCGATGTCAGTATTCAAAATCCCTAAAGGAATATGTAAAGACATGGCGAATGTAATCGCTAAATACTGGTGGGGAGATGATGAAAACAGTAGAAAAATGCACTGGTTTGCATGGTGGAAACTTTGTTTTCCAAAGAGTCTAGGCGGGCTGGGTTACCGTGATTTTCATTCTTTCAACCTAGCAATGTTGTCTAAGCAAGTTTGGAGATTGTTGTGCAACCCTGAATCACTATGTGCTAGGATTTTGAAAGCAAAATACTATCCAAACCAAAGTATCCTTGAAGCTGGACCAAAAAAGGGGTCCTCTTTCACTTGGCAAAGTTTTTTTGCGGGTATCCAAACCTTCAAAAGGGGATGTATTTGGAGAGTTGGAAATGGTGACTCCATTGATATCACTTGGCAATGTCGTGATCATCATCGGTGATGACAAACACCGTGAAGCGAGAGGGAACTGTAGGGTCGAAGCACAAGGTGATGGTGTGGTCGTGAAAATAATATTCCAGTGGCTTATGGTGGCTATGAGGCACGGGCAATGCGGCCCAGATCTCCTCGGTCGCGGGGTTGCACACGATGTATTCTGCGCGCCACGCTCTCATGTCGTGGCAGAGGAGGATGCCGCCGCAGCAGTCCAGGAGCTTGACGTTTTCGAAGCCGCGGAGGAAAGGGAGAGAGGGGTCGACGAGCGGCCAGCCTCTGCCAGACAGGTTGATGAAACGGGTAGTGCCTTCGGGGGAATCGCCAAAGAAGCTGGAGAGCGTCTGGGGCGACCTCCTACGGATGGCCGGGTCGGAGCAGAGCGCGAGCTACGCCGGCGACACGCACTTGAGGCGGCACAGCAACCAGTACGGCACCCGTGACAGGATCTCTTGGAGGAGGTCGTTGGGGAGGCCCTCCAtcgcctgctcctcctcctccttcctcgtcTTCTCCATCCCGTACCCGGCCTGCGGCTGCTGGTTCTGTTGGTTTAGGGTTTATATGCGCTCCTTCCGGATGTCTCTCTTTCAAGATTAGAAGGAAGGAAGAAAAAGGTTCGGCAGCAAGCGCATGAACGAGACACGCGGG encodes:
- the LOC119313246 gene encoding F-box protein At1g67130-like is translated as MGNKEVEQEEEEQDDQEEEEEEEDQEEEEDDEQGEEEEQQAIEGLPNDLLREILSRVPYQSLCRSKCVSTAWFILCFDPAVLRRSPQTLSGFFGLSGSGNDRFINLSGRGRPLVDPSLGFLRDHEYVTLLNCCAGIFLCQGWNQATERSEYVVCNPATEEIWAAVSVPHTQEKGAPRHYTFCLCFDPAVPRRFAIFIFIRGSYDIRMVEVYTSDTREWVSLPSGWGEWIRVFGGQRYVFLNGTLHFIAYDSEEDTFYSEEVTTRSIVTVDEYGKTWRRIPQPPKADFTFIGQSLGCLYGMQIDHGNAGCLLSVWALENYASGEWTLKHTANILELLEMPCLEHSERYTLVAIHPEQNLIFLSGGMEPEQTLMSYDMDTQKLHSICTLGDYGMVNLQPYIPCFAERPSDAQ